gtgtgtgtgtgtgtgtgtgtgtgtgtgtgtgtgtgtgtgtgtggcgggaGAAAATGGATGGAACGTGTTTACAAATACGACACATACAGTTTGAAAGTTTTTGGAGTTTTCGGCGACCGGATGCGGTTCATCTAAAAGGTGAAAAGTAACTTCACAGGTGTGCAGTTTCCTTTCTTATCTGCCGCTTTTCTGTTCCCGCTCGATCGAACGGTCCAGTGAGAGCGACGCTCCGAAGATCTGTTTCCAAACGTGAGAAAGGCGTCCTGATACACTGACTTCTTACCGCTTCTCCTACAACTCTTCAGCTGTCAAcgtggaacaaaaaaaacattaagagttgcaaaaaggagggaggagaaggagggggggcaaagaggagaagaggtcGTTATGAAATCAGAAGTTCTCCCCGTCGTCCTCCGCGCTCTGCGTTAAGCGCGTCCCGTCAGTTCAAGTTGACTAAAGGACTTGACGAGGTTATAGTGGGCCCTCTCGTCGTCCGTCAGCTCCATGTTTCCGGGccgcaccaccaccaccacgtTCACGCCCGCTTCCTCCGCAGCTTTAGCCTCTGCAACGACAAATACGgatgaaattttaaatttaactccACGTTTACAGAGCCTGAAAGCAAAGCTACATGAGCTTACATTCATTACGCGTACTGCACGTGATTTAACACACATATCAAACACTGGCGGTGATGTTTTGAGAAAATCACTGATGCGCCAACACGGGCAGGAAAGAAGAAGACATTTTCGTTTTAAAAcgtcattttgaaatgaaagcaTTGCAGCGTGTGCTGCCTTCACGTACTTCTTACGAGCACATGAGCGAACCTCTAAAGGTGTAATTACGAGTGGGAAATTTCAGTGATACTCGAGTTGTGACatttgcgtgacgtttcagggcagcaggaGTGGTGGAAAGCGTGGAAAGCGTGTTGgtagtaaatatatatatttcgtttttttgttcctagtagctttCATATACTTTTAGCAGCTGTATATTTTAGTTTATGCATTGATTAGCGGCTGcagcaagcaaactttgaactatGAAACATGCCGGGCGAGTATATTAACActgataatgttattttataacaggAGTTAccgacttgacgtcataaatgcataaagatgaggagaaaaagtcaatgtttggttttCACGTCCAGTGTGAATCAGCCAACAACCAAAGTTTCAAACTTGAAGAAAAGCAGGCGTTTTTCGGAGGCTGAAGTGCATTGTTTATCAGATCTGCAGAGTAAACACGAGGTGTTTTGTTGAGTCACATCAAATGTGTCCACGTAAACAGAGAAAATCCCACAGGGCAGCTTTAACAAAGACTGGCGGTTTTGTGACGTTTGCTCCGGGCTGCAGGCTGTATGATGACGTGCTGATTCATCGCAGATCCAAAGTTTGCCATCTAATATTTGCTAATTAACTGTTAACATGCTCACCTCGAGTGACGTCGGTCAAGAATGTGATCTCCTCTGGTTGACAGCCGATCCTCTCTGCAATCCTCTCGTAGCTTTTGCTCTCCACTTTCGCTCCTATATTAGTGTCGAAGTGACCGTCTAATAACTGAA
This genomic stretch from Plectropomus leopardus isolate mb unplaced genomic scaffold, YSFRI_Pleo_2.0 unplaced_scaffold24580, whole genome shotgun sequence harbors:
- the LOC121966438 gene encoding enolase-phosphatase E1-like; translated protein: MAADRKSTALKQLQGHMWRAAYASGRIKGEVYQDVIPAIKRWRGQGLKVYIYSSGSVEAQKLLFGYSVEGDVLDLLDGHFDTNIGAKVESKSYERIAERIGCQPEEITFLTDVTREAKAAEEAGVNVVVVVRPGNMELTDDERAHYNLVKSFSQLELTGRA